The Salmo salar chromosome ssa06, Ssal_v3.1, whole genome shotgun sequence genome window below encodes:
- the atraid gene encoding all-trans retinoic acid-induced differentiation factor, which yields MTGVHSQQNSAVVLLFIHLCFSSSYQLTELQVGLCHLCNGTVQNGTAVSQLCSAAAGLIDGRCCLLRKETTRDADYVIGLDLSNCSLSHVEDLQDAFSATTIDLSLNPIVNLDDSLFEGFIQLTNLILPANLVCPGGNASWDKVKVKGETNFCEGQKDICNQTGYLSLNCPENSLCVPYGPGFFQCSCVDDFRGYKCRREGEFPIIQVFGPLAGSTVLVSILLWVTQRRKATSV from the exons ATGACCGGTGTACACAGCCAGCAGAATTCAGCAGTGGTCTTGTTGTTCATTCATTTATGTTTCTCTAGTAGTTATCAACTGACTGAGTTACAG gtggGCCTGTGCCATCTGTGCAACGGGACAGTCCAAAACGGCACTGCTGTTAGCCAGTTGTGTTCCGCGGCTGCGGGTTTGATTGATGGCCGCTGCTGCCTGCTGCGGAAAGAAACCACCAGGGATGCTGACTACGTCATCGG GTTGGACCTATCAAACTGTTCCCTAAGCCATGTTGAAGACCTCCAAGATGCCTTCAGCGCTACAACAAT AGATCTCTCACTGAACCCCATTGTAAATCTGGACGATTCACTGTTTGAAGGCTTTATTCAGTTAACTAACCT GATTCTGCCTGCCAACCTGGTCTGTCCAGGAGGCAATGCATCATGGGATAAGGTGAAGGTCAAAGGGGAAACTAATTTTTGTGAAGGACAGAAAGACATCTGTAACCAGACTGGTTATTTGT CGTTGAACTGCCCTGAGAACTCCCTCTGTGTACCATACGGTCCGGGCTTCTTTCAATGTAGCTGTGTGGATGACTTCCGTGGATACAAGTGTCGCCGAGAG GGAGAGTTTCCTATAATCCAGGTGTTCGGCCCTCTAGCGGGCTCCACGGTCCTCGTCTCCATCCTGCTATGGGTCACCCAAAGACGCA